Proteins encoded together in one Meles meles chromosome 7, mMelMel3.1 paternal haplotype, whole genome shotgun sequence window:
- the LOC123946532 gene encoding transcription initiation factor TFIID subunit 4-like — protein sequence MTAQWNPSGPVTQGQRPGSTGERAPAGSRRRFALRAASTRRDGQRSGKMPTRTPRVQGRGQQSVGPSLGREEGSAPPPPAVPTRGLRRGAGRSQRSATFSGSAHTRRGRAAAVRCGRGPPLPGPAGPAPGGHGARTTAGDPAAQATRTPSPGAERAGGRIPEVPAAPEAHGSEGTCKVTPWRSRPALTGRPPARSRELPTPPGRLVGFRGPAGTAAPAQHRTARHSPVLPPSCPPTPQANRALRRSPPFPTTRRPHGPGHAGHRLSALTRPRDPAALRPTLPEPPEAPTSLRAQAAGSPATTSAPRRKSRPQPRSPPRRPEVPPPPCAPAGSPVSLRLGPSARAARDWGVRRRSWAPETARPRPTGPTLARNMCLKQEFRHGLGPVGPATAAFPAHRSEVRATVSQKLFCAFAEHLPQCPCASL from the exons ATGACTGCGCAGTGGAATCCGTCCGGGCCCGTCACG CAAGGCCAGCGGCCCGGCAGCACGGGGGAGAGGGCGCCGGCAGGCTCGCGCCGCCGGTTTGCGCTGCGGGCGGCGTCCACCCGAAGGGACGGGCAGCGCAGCGGGAAGATGCCCACCCGGACTCCCCGGGTGCAAGGGCGAGGCCAGCAGTCAGTCGGCCCGAGCCTGGGACGAGAGGAaggcagcgcccccccccccccagctgtccCGACCCGAGGGCTTCGCAGGGGCGCGGGGCGCTCACAGCGTAGCGCGACCTTCTCGGGGTCCGCACACACTCGGAGAGGTCGCGCAGCCGCTGTGCGGTGCGGCCGGGGTCCGCCGCTCCCCGGGCCGGCCGGGCCCGCGCCGGGAGGACACGGCGCCCGCACGACTGCAGGGGATCCGGCCGCGCAAGCCACCCGGACCCCCAGCCCGGGAGCCGAGCGTGCGGGGGGACGCATTCCGGAGGTCCCGGCCGCCCCAGAGGCGCACGGCTCCGAGGGCACGTGTAAGGTCACGCCGTGGAGGTCCCGTCCTGCCCTGACGGGGCGCCCGCCCGCGCGGAGCCGAGAACTGCCGACGCCCCCGGGGAGGCTCGTCGGCTTCCGCGGACCCGCCGGCACGGCCGCCCCGGCCCAGCAC AGGACCGCCCGGCACTCACCTGTCCTGCCGCCGTCGTGCCCGCCGACCCCTCAAGCCAACCGGGCCCTGCGCCGCAGCCCGCCGTTCCCAACCACGCGGCGCCCGCACGGACCGGGACACGCAGGACACCGACTCTCCGCCCTGACGCGGCCCCGCGACCCGGCAGCCCTACGCCCCACACTTCCGGAGCCGCCGGAAGCTCCAACCTCGCTTCGCGCCCAGGCCGCCGGAAGTCCCGCCACGACCTCCGCCCCGCGCCGGAAGTCCCGTCCTCAGCCTCGGTCTCCGCCGCGACGGCCGGAAGTCCCTCCCCCGCCTTGCGCCCCGGCCGGAAGTCCCGTGTCGCTCCGGCTGGGCCCGAGTGCGCGGGCGGCCCGGGACTGGGGGGTGCGGCGGCGCTCGTGGGCGCCCGAGACTGCTCGCCCTCGCCCCACCGGGCCGACGCTTGCCCGAAA CATGTGCTTGAAGCAAGAGTTTCGTCATGGACTTGGGCCAGTAGGACCGGCGACCGCGGCCTTCCCGGCGCACAGAAGCGAAGTGCGCGCGACGGTCTCCCAGAAGCTCTTCTGTGCGTTTGCGGAGCACTTGCCGCAGTGCCCTTGTGCTTCCCTGTAG
- the LOC123947334 gene encoding isopentenyl-diphosphate Delta-isomerase 1-like, with the protein MWRAVARAVTVGRAAPRGGPRTWGRGLGVDVPAERALAEGGGLSARVAGWAASMPEVELDRLDAQQVQLLSEMCILVDADDRRVGADTKHNCHLNANIDRGLLHRAFSVFLFDADGRLLLQQRSDAKITFPGCFTNTCCSHPLSDPRELEETEAIGVRRAAQRRLKAELGIPMEEVPPEEMNYLTRIHYKAQSDGIWGEHEIDYILFMRKNVVLNPDPNEIKSYCYVTKEELKELLKKAACGEIKLTPWFQIIADAFLFKWWDNLNHLDQFVDHKNIHRM; encoded by the exons ATGTGGCGCGCTGTGGCGCGGGCCGTGACGGTTGGGCGCGCGGCCccgagaggcgggccccggacctgggggcggggcctcggggTAGATGTCCCCGCGGAGCGGGCGCTCGCGGAGGGCGGCGGCCTGAG TGCCAGGGTGGCGGGCTGGGCGGCCAGCATGCCGGAGGTGGAGCTGGACCGGCTGGACGCGCAGCAGGTGCAGCTGCTGTCGGAGATGTGCATCCTCGTGGACGCGGACGACCGGCGCGTGGGCGCCGACACCAAACACAACTGCCACCTGAACGCGAACATAGACCGAG GGCTGCTGCACCGCGCCTTCAGCGTGTTCCTGTTCGACGCGGACGGCCGGCTCCTGCTGCAGCAGCGCTCCGACGCCAAGATCACGTTCCCCG GCTGCTTCACCAACACCTGCTGCAGCCACCCGCTGAGCGACCCGCGCGAGCTGGAGGAGACCGAGGCCATCGGAGTGAGACGCGCCGCCCAGAGGCGCCTAAAGGCTGAACTGGGGATCCCCATGGAAGAG GTGCCTCCGGAGGAAATGAACTACCTGACACGCATCCACTACAAGGCCCAGTCAGACGGCATCTGGGGGGAACACGAGATTGATTACATCCTGTTCATGAGGAAGAATGTGGTGCTGAATCCAGACCCCAACGAGATTAAGAGCTACTGTTATGTCACAAAGGAAGAGCTAAAAGAACTTCTGAAGAAGGCAGCCTGTGGGGAAATTAAGTTGACCCCGTGGTTTCAGATTATTGCCGATGCTTTCCTCTTCAAGTGGTGGGATAACCTGAACCACTTGGATCAGTTTGTTGACCATAAGAACATACACAGAATGTGA